In Geopsychrobacter electrodiphilus DSM 16401, a single window of DNA contains:
- a CDS encoding type IV pilus twitching motility protein PilT, protein MDARTLNQILQIAFEKRVSDVHFEVNNPPFFRGRGQLIRSKLPVLSGQDTEFIARKIMEKNNRPLPDDLTELDASYSLDNGGRFRVSLFKQRGYIGIVMRVIPPEIGTFKELSLPPVLGEIVKAPNGLVLVTGPTGNGKSTTLASMIQFINENFSYNILTIEDPVEFLFSSDKSCIIQREVGIDTANFSSALRAALRMDPDVIMVGEMRDLETIDACIKAAETGHLVFSTLHTQNASSTINRIISYYPPESQDNIRQRLADILVATVSLRLIKDKKGEKVLPVIEVMRSTTTIQHCIKEGQLDEIEQHIEKGRAQYHMQSMDQHLIQLCQKDIISIEQAKRLSHSMDLERKLTFTR, encoded by the coding sequence ATGGATGCAAGAACACTTAACCAGATTTTGCAGATTGCTTTTGAAAAACGTGTCTCAGATGTCCATTTTGAAGTCAACAACCCGCCGTTTTTCCGCGGCCGTGGGCAATTAATTCGTTCGAAATTACCGGTACTCAGTGGGCAGGATACTGAATTTATTGCACGCAAAATCATGGAAAAAAATAATCGCCCTCTTCCGGACGATTTAACTGAACTTGATGCGTCCTACTCACTCGACAATGGTGGGCGTTTCCGCGTCAGCCTCTTCAAGCAACGCGGGTATATCGGTATTGTCATGCGGGTCATCCCTCCAGAAATCGGCACCTTTAAAGAATTAAGCCTTCCACCCGTTTTGGGAGAGATTGTAAAGGCTCCAAACGGCCTTGTTTTAGTAACTGGTCCAACCGGGAATGGCAAATCCACAACCCTGGCATCAATGATTCAATTTATTAATGAGAATTTCAGTTACAACATCCTGACGATCGAAGATCCAGTGGAATTCCTCTTCTCTTCGGATAAAAGCTGTATCATTCAGCGCGAAGTTGGCATTGATACCGCGAATTTCAGCAGTGCACTACGTGCGGCGTTAAGAATGGATCCCGATGTCATTATGGTGGGAGAAATGCGCGATCTTGAAACAATCGATGCCTGCATTAAGGCGGCTGAAACCGGGCATCTGGTCTTTTCAACCCTGCACACCCAGAATGCCTCCTCGACCATCAACCGGATCATCAGCTACTATCCGCCGGAATCACAGGACAATATCCGCCAACGTTTGGCCGACATTCTGGTTGCAACTGTGTCACTGCGCTTGATTAAGGATAAAAAGGGAGAAAAGGTCCTTCCTGTGATTGAAGTCATGCGTTCAACCACTACAATTCAGCACTGTATTAAAGAAGGTCAACTCGATGAGATCGAGCAGCATATTGAGAAAGGCCGCGCACAATATCATATGCAGTCAATGGATCAACACCTGATTCAACTTTGTCAGAAAGACATTATCAGTATTGAGCAAGCCAAGCGTCTTTCTCACTCAATGGATCTCGAACGGAAGTTGACCTTCACCCGATAA
- a CDS encoding DUF4388 domain-containing protein, producing the protein MSFAGNLEDLAIVDVIQLLHSTRKSGTLCVSCGKGQSQIVFINGFIVSANHYDGSVRIGKILIEMGVISEEILQEALKEQTLAGEQRKPLIGMLIEKHAIEKNIAYKGLECLIEMIIVEMVSWQKGTFTLDVDCIDINDEYRYIPENLQQDLNFDTQMVLLDALRIYDEKRAAGLKPADFSVANEAHATTENRSQPEHVYLESDQILSADILGLESIDEIAMPIPEFFTSLEAFDPSEIHRQKVREILPDFPSSQREELVIFLTELTNIVENQENVDQEHKQTIILYGADELTEHGLMSACKYEGIMVFTASVPSEFENKIVQSLERGLSPILVFDCPAATKEGFTKDDITTLRQKTASLYPQLQTVQIASPVDHIYALQALSSGANAIIPRSIAENRHDTFIPDFIQFLDSFPQFIHGLFRRKTQIKTKQTEMLNDLRRMSSASQISFFLLEQISQFFERSLTFVLQKGELVAERSFGIDTEKASGPSAPLRFKVKITKEGLLDRVIKDGTLFFSAMDDPTIRESIFGEISAPDKSKILLLPLVAVDRTLGLIYADFGQSKVNTIDCEYLQSLAWVAGMALDKLIRNKG; encoded by the coding sequence ATGTCGTTTGCCGGCAACCTTGAAGACCTGGCTATTGTCGATGTCATCCAACTCCTGCATTCAACCCGGAAATCTGGGACGCTATGTGTTTCCTGTGGTAAAGGTCAAAGTCAGATTGTCTTCATCAATGGTTTTATCGTCAGTGCCAATCACTATGATGGCTCTGTAAGAATAGGCAAAATTCTTATCGAGATGGGGGTCATCAGCGAAGAGATCTTGCAAGAGGCGCTGAAGGAGCAAACTCTTGCGGGAGAACAGAGAAAACCCCTCATCGGAATGTTAATAGAAAAACATGCAATTGAAAAAAATATCGCCTACAAGGGATTGGAGTGTCTGATTGAAATGATTATTGTTGAAATGGTCAGCTGGCAGAAAGGGACGTTTACTCTTGACGTTGACTGTATTGATATTAATGACGAGTACCGATACATCCCTGAAAACCTTCAACAGGACCTGAATTTTGATACCCAGATGGTCTTGCTGGACGCCCTGCGCATCTACGATGAAAAACGAGCTGCCGGGCTTAAACCAGCAGACTTTTCAGTGGCCAACGAGGCACATGCTACGACCGAAAACAGGTCACAACCGGAACACGTTTATTTAGAGTCGGATCAAATACTATCTGCTGACATTCTTGGACTTGAATCAATCGATGAAATAGCGATGCCGATACCGGAGTTTTTTACCAGTCTGGAAGCTTTCGACCCTTCAGAAATTCACCGGCAAAAAGTGCGCGAGATTCTTCCTGATTTCCCGTCCTCGCAACGTGAAGAACTGGTCATTTTTCTTACTGAGCTGACTAATATTGTTGAAAATCAGGAAAATGTTGATCAGGAGCATAAACAAACAATAATCCTTTATGGCGCTGACGAACTAACTGAGCATGGGTTGATGAGTGCCTGCAAATATGAAGGGATTATGGTATTTACCGCATCAGTCCCATCGGAGTTTGAAAATAAAATAGTTCAAAGCCTTGAACGTGGCCTTTCCCCCATTCTGGTCTTCGATTGTCCGGCAGCTACAAAAGAGGGGTTCACAAAAGATGACATCACCACTCTCCGTCAAAAGACAGCGAGCCTCTATCCACAATTGCAAACGGTACAAATTGCATCACCTGTCGACCATATCTACGCTCTGCAAGCTCTGAGTTCCGGGGCAAACGCCATCATTCCGCGGTCAATTGCTGAGAACCGACATGATACGTTTATTCCTGATTTCATTCAATTTCTGGATAGTTTTCCTCAATTCATTCACGGTTTATTTCGCCGAAAAACCCAGATCAAAACAAAACAGACTGAGATGCTAAACGACCTCAGAAGGATGTCATCAGCATCACAAATTTCTTTTTTCCTGCTTGAACAGATCAGTCAATTCTTCGAACGTAGCCTGACTTTTGTCTTGCAAAAAGGTGAATTGGTCGCCGAAAGATCGTTCGGCATCGATACAGAAAAGGCATCAGGCCCCTCAGCCCCCCTTCGATTTAAAGTTAAGATCACAAAGGAGGGTTTGCTGGACAGGGTTATAAAAGACGGGACTCTCTTCTTTTCGGCCATGGATGACCCAACAATCCGCGAATCAATTTTTGGAGAGATTAGCGCGCCGGACAAATCAAAAATTCTGCTCTTACCTCTAGTTGCAGTCGATCGGACATTGGGTCTGATCTATGCCGATTTCGGTCAATCAAAAGTCAACACAATCGACTGTGAATACCTGCAAAGTCTGGCCTGGGTTGCTGGGATGGCTCTGGATAAATTGATCAGGAACAAGGGCTGA
- a CDS encoding formylglycine-generating enzyme family protein — MLKCLIISFVLLSSSVLIYAQPISLKSNTKPYSQDTASSDKSTETRTFKEPETGIEFVLLKGGCYEMGSLTSEMDREQNEGPSHQACVDDFWMGRYEVTNAQYRLYKPKHHSRSFNKNSLDEDQQPVVFVSWSDARDFGNWLGHKIGRSVRLPTEAEWEYAARGGTLTPHYWDAESKIACLYANVGDKSASQNWHGSTYFGCNDGHIVSSIVGTYKPNAFGLYDMLGNVWEWTGDWYRKMYDTSLSKDNPHGPEAGNMKVLRGGSWFSNPKNSRVAMRSWYRPDSSNNSLGFRLVMRVKKK; from the coding sequence ATGCTAAAGTGTTTAATTATTTCGTTCGTACTTTTGAGCTCTTCGGTTTTGATCTATGCGCAACCGATTTCCTTAAAATCCAATACCAAACCATATTCGCAAGATACGGCATCTAGCGACAAATCGACGGAGACCAGAACTTTTAAGGAACCAGAGACCGGGATTGAATTTGTATTGCTCAAGGGCGGCTGTTATGAAATGGGAAGTTTGACAAGTGAGATGGATCGCGAACAAAACGAAGGACCAAGCCATCAAGCCTGTGTTGATGATTTCTGGATGGGTCGATATGAAGTGACAAATGCGCAATATCGGCTTTATAAGCCGAAACACCATAGCCGTAGTTTTAACAAGAATTCTCTTGATGAAGACCAGCAGCCAGTGGTGTTCGTCAGCTGGTCCGATGCCAGAGACTTTGGAAACTGGTTGGGCCATAAAATAGGCCGCTCTGTTCGTTTGCCCACCGAGGCTGAGTGGGAGTATGCCGCACGAGGGGGAACACTGACCCCTCATTATTGGGATGCTGAATCTAAAATCGCCTGTCTCTATGCAAACGTTGGTGATAAGTCAGCAAGTCAGAACTGGCATGGATCGACCTATTTTGGTTGCAATGACGGGCATATTGTAAGTTCTATCGTTGGGACCTATAAACCGAATGCTTTTGGTTTATATGACATGCTTGGGAATGTGTGGGAATGGACTGGTGATTGGTACCGCAAGATGTACGACACTAGCCTTTCAAAGGATAATCCACACGGCCCTGAGGCCGGTAATATGAAAGTTCTTCGGGGCGGGAGTTGGTTCAGCAATCCGAAAAACAGCAGGGTGGCTATGCGGTCCTGGTATCGACCTGACTCGAGCAATAACAGTCTTGGCTTCAGATTGGTTATGAGGGTAAAGAAGAAGTAG
- a CDS encoding response regulator, translating into MIDGRILVVDNKVDRREHLVALLENQGISSIQASSCEEGLRILLHEPVSLILSETELPRKSGIYLLQETKKHYPDVEIILLTHNASSFTLLQALRHGAYDFIVRPIDTGEILFNTLERAFEYQRQKKEKESLLLELEVKNRQLNQTLHRLQSLNDAFRGLAACNDIQSIFTEMLRASINEVGSKTGFVALFDRSGENLGIKVSHNISKSICQTYAKQIPPGLSLVIARRGKPILVSEDLPEGLKALSSPEEREHLITCPGMLSIPLRIKERVAGVMIVSGHQKTAPFAEHDLLFMTQLATHAQLQLERIGLIHQLQREGKSTQRDQNVM; encoded by the coding sequence ATGATTGATGGGCGGATCCTGGTTGTCGACAACAAAGTCGACCGTCGTGAGCACCTAGTTGCTTTGTTGGAAAATCAGGGGATTTCATCAATCCAAGCCTCAAGCTGTGAAGAAGGGTTACGCATCCTTCTCCACGAGCCAGTGAGTCTGATCCTCAGTGAGACTGAACTTCCTCGGAAAAGCGGTATTTACTTGCTGCAGGAAACCAAAAAGCATTATCCAGATGTTGAAATCATCCTCCTGACACATAACGCATCCTCCTTTACTTTACTTCAGGCATTGCGGCATGGCGCTTATGATTTTATCGTCCGCCCAATTGATACCGGAGAGATTCTCTTCAACACCTTGGAGCGTGCATTTGAATATCAACGTCAGAAAAAAGAAAAAGAGAGCCTGCTCTTAGAGCTTGAAGTAAAAAATCGCCAACTCAACCAGACTCTCCATCGCCTCCAATCCCTCAACGACGCATTCCGAGGATTGGCTGCATGTAACGACATCCAGTCAATTTTTACCGAGATGTTGCGCGCGTCAATAAATGAGGTTGGCTCAAAAACTGGATTTGTCGCCTTATTTGATCGTAGCGGAGAGAATCTTGGAATTAAGGTCTCACACAATATTAGTAAATCAATCTGTCAAACATATGCAAAACAAATCCCGCCCGGCCTGTCTTTGGTTATCGCCAGACGCGGAAAACCGATTCTGGTCAGTGAGGATTTACCTGAGGGTCTCAAAGCTCTCAGCTCGCCGGAAGAGAGGGAACACCTGATCACTTGCCCAGGAATGCTCAGCATTCCACTTCGTATCAAAGAACGCGTTGCCGGTGTCATGATCGTTTCTGGACACCAGAAAACAGCACCTTTTGCTGAGCACGATCTCCTCTTCATGACCCAACTGGCGACTCATGCACAATTACAGCTTGAACGGATAGGGCTGATCCATCAACTCCAGCGAGAGGGCAAGAGCACTCAGCGAGATCAAAATGTGATGTAG